AGTCGCTCGAACGAATCGACAAATTCGCAGAAACCCATTCTGATGCGGAACTCCCGGCTTATCGAGCGGAAGTGCGTGCTATGCGTGCGATGTACTACTATTATCTGCTGGATTTGTTTGGCCGTGTGCCTTTGGTGCAGTCTTCTTCTCCTGCGATGAAAGACATCGTTCAAAGCGAGCGGAAGACAGTATTCGAATTTATATTCAAGGAATTACAGGAAGTGGCTCCATTACTTTCGGAGGTACACAGCAATCAGACCGGGCCTTATTATGGGCGTATCACTCGTCCGGTGGTTACTTTCTTGTTGGCAAAACTGGCACTGAATGCCGAAGTTTATACCGATAACGACTGGACGGACAACGAACGTCCCGACGGAAAAAATATCAAGTTCATGGTAGACGGTAATGAACTCAATGCCTGGGAGACGGTCATATACTACTGCGACCAACTGAAAGTTATGAATTATAAACTGGAACCGGAATACGAGACTAACTTCTCTATCTTCAATGAACCGTCCGTAGAGAATATATTCACGATCCCGATGAATAAAACATTGTATACCAATCAGATGCAATACCTTTTTCGTTCCCGTCATTACAACCATGCCAAAGCTTACGGGCTAAGCGGTGAGAATGGTCCCAGTGCAACGATTGAAACACTCGAAACTTTCGGTTATGGGACAGCTGCCCAAGACCCTCGCTTCGACATCTGTTATTTTGCAGGAGAAATGTATGACTTGAAAGGAGACATTATCAAGCTGGACGACGGTACTGTCTTGGTATATCTCCCTTGGGAAGTAGCATTGGATATCACCGACACCCCGTATGAGCAAACGGCAGGTGCCCGTATGAAAAAGTATGAAGTAGACCCCACCGCCACAAAAGACGGAAAATTAATGGAGAATGACATTGTCCTGTTCCGCTACGCGGACGCTTTACTGATGAAGAGCGAAGCTAAAGTACGCAACGGTGCAAACGGAGACGTCGAGTTAAATCAAGTCCGGAGCCGGGTGAAGGCCGCTCGCCGTCCCGCTACTTTGGAGAATATACTTTCCGAACGCCAGCTTGAATTGGCTTGGGAGGGTTGGAGGCGTCAGGACCTTATCCGCTTCGGAATGTTTACTCGTGCATACAACAGCCGTCCTCAATTACCAAACGAGGAAACCGGTTATACTACCGTATTCCCTATTCCCGAGAAAATACGGGTGATGAATACAAAGCTAGTACAGAATCCGGGGTATTGAGTGGGTTTTAAATAACAAACGCTCCATGTGTCACCAGGCATTCATGGAGCGTTTAATTATTAATAGGAAGAAATTTTTATGTAAGTCTTAATCGAAGAAACTTTTGAACTTCTTGAAGATCTTTTCCTTCACTGACGTACTCGGCTTGAAATTATCCGAATCTTCCATTTTTTCAAGCGCACTCTTTTCCTCCTTGTTGAGAGCTTCTGGCACATAGATACTGACATTCACGAGCAAATCCCCTGTTCCGTATCCATTCACGTTCGGCAATCCTTTACCGCGTAGACGAAGTACCTTTCCCGGTTGAGTACCTGAGTCAATCTTTACCTTCACCTTTCCGTCGATGGTCGGGATCTCCACAGCCCCGCCCAAAGCGGCAGTGGGAAAACTCAACAACAAGTTATAAATCAGATCATTCTCGTCACGAATCAAGTCTGGATGCGGTTCTTCTTCTACGAGAATCAGTAAATCTCCCGGCACGCCGTTATGCTTGCCGGCATTTCCTTTGCCACTCATAGAAAGTTGCATGCCTTCTGCCACTCCGGCAGGTATCTGCACTGTCACTACTTCCTCACCGTAAACGATTCCATCGCCACTACACTTCTTACACTTGTTCTTGATGATTTTACCCTCACCGTTACAAGTAGAGCAGGTGGCACGCGTTTGCATCGTCCCTAAAATAGTCTGCTGGTTACGGATCACCGTACCACTACCTTTACAAGTTGGACACGTTTCCGAACCGCCGTCCCCTTCGGCACCACTACCGTGGCACTGGTCACACGGCACATATTTCTTGAGCTTGAACTTTTTCTCCACTCCGGTAGAGATTTCTTTCAACGTCAGTTTCACCTTTACGCGCAGGTCACTTCCGCGATACCGTCGCTGCTGCGAACCTCCTCCGCCGCCGAATCCGCTGAAACCACCGAATCCTCCTCCGCGACCTCCGAAGATGTCACCGAACATGGAGAAAATATCATCCATAGACATACCTTCGCCACCGAAACCGCCGAACGGCCCACCGTTACCTGCCGCACCGCTCACTCCTGCGTGGCCGAACTGGTCGTAACGCGAACGCTTATCCGGGTTACTTAATACATCATACGCCTCGGCCGCTTCCTTGAACTTTTCTTCTGCCTCCTTGTCACCCGGATTCTTGTCGGGGTGATATTGAATCGCTTTCTTGCGGTAGGCTTTTTTAATTTCTTCTACTGTGGCTGTCTTCGTTACCTCCAGTACTTCATAATAGTCTCTTTTCTCTGCCATGCTTTTATTGATTCAAGTTCTTCTTATTCTCCAACTACCACTTTGGCGTGACGGAGTACTTTATCGTTCAATGTATATCCCGTCTGTACGCAATCCAGGATTTTACCTTTCTGTGCTTCCGACGGTGCGGGAATTACGGCGATAGCCTCGTGGTAATCAGTATTCAGCGGTTGGTCTTTCGTTTCGATCACCTTCACACCGTTTTGTGCCAGGGTAGCCATGAATTTATTATAAATCAGTTCGACACCTTCTTTCACAGCTTGGACATCCGTAGCCGTTTCCATCGTTTTGATGGCACGTTCGAAATCATCCACCACCGGAAGAATACTGCTAAGGCTCTTTTCGCCACCGTTCAGGATCAGTTCCGCTTTCTCCTTCATAGTGCGTTTCCGGTAATTGTCGAACTCGGCGGAGAGACGCAAATATTTATCCTTCTGCTCCTCAATGGTCTCCTGAGCCGTCTCCAGTTCCTTTTCCAATTCCTCTTCGTGAGTCATCGGGGCGGCATTTTCCGCTTGTTCGTCCTGCGGTTGTTCTTCCGCGTTATTCAGAGTTTCCTCAACGTTGAGTTCTTCTTCCTTCACTTTTTTTTCTTTAGGGTCCATATCTATTTCTGTTTTTTATTCATAATATCAAAATCACATGCAAAAACTTTGCCAAGTTGGTGTTTTTGCCAAAAAACTCTGCAAAGGTAATACTTTTATGTCAGATTGGCACATACGGGATAGTTCATTATTCATTTTAAATGTCTACCTTTGCACACTCAAATTGAAAAGTGTAAATAGTTAAATAGTAAATAGGTAAGATGATTACAGTTTCAAACGTTTCGGTACAGTTTGGTAAAAGAGTGTTGTTTAATGACGTAAACCTGAAATTTACGAGTGGTAACTGCTATGGTATTATCGGCGCAAACGGTGCGGGAAAATCTACATTCCTCCGTACGATTTACGGAGATTTGGATCCGACTACCGGTTCGATTGTTCTGGGACCGGGCGAGCGCCTCTCCGTGTTGAGTCAAGACCACTTCAAATGGGATGCTTTTACCGTTATGGATACCGTAATGATGGGGCATACCGTGTTGTGGGATATCATGAAACAGCGCGAAGAACTCTATGCTAAAGAAGACTTTACAGACGAAGATGGACTGAAAGTGTCCGAACTGGAAGAACGGTTCGCTGAACTGGACGGCTGGAATGCCGAGAGTGACGCAGCCATGTTGTTGAGCGGTTTGGGAATCAAAGAAGATAAGCACTACACACTGATGGGCGAATTGAGTGGTAAAGAGAAAGTACGTGTCATGCTAGCGCAGGCATTGTACGGAAATCCTGATAACCTCCTTCTCGACGAACCTACCAATGATTTGGATATGGAGACAGTGACATGGCTGGAAGAATATCTTTCCAACTTTGAACATACGGTGCTTGTTGTGAGCCACGACCGTCACTTCCTCGACTCCGTCTGTACGCATACAGTCGATATTGACTATGGAAAGATCAATATGTTTGCCGGTAACTACAGTTTCTGGTACGAATCCAGCCAGTTGGCCCTCCGTCAGCAGCAGAACCAGAAGGCGAAGGCTGAGGAGAAGAAGAAAGAGCTCGAAGAATTTATCCGCCGTTTTAGTGCCAACGTAGCGAAGAGTAAGCAGACCACCAGCCGCAAGAAAATGCTGGAAAAACTGAATGTAGAAGAAATTAAACCTTCTTCACGCAAGTATCCGGGTATTATCTTCACTCCCGAACGCGAGCCGGGCAATCAGATTCTCGAAGTTGCCGGATTGAGCAAGAAGACGGAAGAAGGCGTAGTGCTTTTCAACGATGTCAACTTCAATGTAGAAAAGGGAGACAAAATTGTATTCCTGTCACGCAACCCGCGTGCCATGACTGCACTTTTTGAAATCATCAACGGAAATATAAAACCGGATTCGGGAACCTTCAACTGGGGGGTGACTATCACCACCGCTTACTTGCCTTTGGACAATACCGACTTCTTCAATACGGACCTGAACTTGGTGGACTGGTTGAGCCAGTTTGGCGAAGGAAACGAAGTGTATATGAAGAGTTTTCTCGGGCGTATGCTGTTCTCCGGTGAGGAAGTACTGAAGAAAGTGAGCGTACTTTCCGGAGGTGAAAAAATGCGTTGTATGATTGCCCGTATGCAGCTCAGGGGGGCAAACTGCCTCATTCTGGATACTCCTACCAACCACTTGGATTTGGAATCTATCCAGGCATTCAACAACAACCTGAAAACGTATAGAGGAAACATCCTGTTTTCGTCTCATGACCACGAATTTATTCAGACCGTTGCCAACCGTATCATCGAACTGACGCCGAACGGTATCATTGACAAGATGATGGAATACGACGAATATATCACGTCAGACCACATTAAAGAATTGAGAGCGAAGATGTACGGAGATAAGTAAGACTCCGGACATTACTGATAATAAAAAAGAGAGCGTATCAAGACATTGGTTTTTGATACGCTCTCTTTTTTAGGGATAATTTGTCATTCAAGTAACTTTGGAGCTACTATGAATTAGCATTCGCTATACATAACTTTATTCGTCTGACAGTTGTCAGACGAATAGAATTATGCAACAACAAAGATTGATTTATTAAATACGAGGGGTAGAAATGTGTTAACTCGGACTTAGTTTATAACCGTTGTCTTACTCTGATATAGGGCTATACTCTATATATCAAGGTTATTCCTTTACTTATTTCTTATAAATCAACTTACTCGGCACCCCGTCTCCAAACAGGTTATCGCCCAATGTTGTGATCTTATTTCCCGTAGCCAATACATAGCGGAGATTGTCACATCCCATAAATGCGCCGAACTCGATAGCAGTCACGCTGGCCGGAAGTTCGAGTGTACCGCAAAGACGTCCGCAGTTACTGAATACACGCTGTCCGATCGATTTGAGATTATGAGGTAACTTCATTCTCAATAAATATTTTTTTTGTGAGAAAGTAAAGTCAGGGATAGCTGTTGCGTTTGTTCTGGAAATATCCACTGAAACAAGGTTCGGCATATAGTCGCGGATAAGTTTGAAGTCGGCGTTGTCCAGTTTGCCTTCTATGGTGAGGAAGTTGATGTCTCTGGGTTGCAGACCGGATTTCAGGATTTCTTCTTCCAGTTTGCCCATTGCTCCCACTTGCAAAGTGGTTTCTACCGGTTCTCCCTCTATGAAAGCAAACTTTTCCCACCTATTCTTATAACGGTATTCATCGCTGCTGCCCAGCGGAACGAAAATAGCGGTAATGCTGTCCGCCAATGCCTCCGGCAACAGGTTAGGAGCTGTCTTTTTCCGGATCTGGCAGATTTTCAGGTTCTCGCACCCTTTGAAGGCGGCGTCTTCGATGTTCTTGATTTTCTCGGAGAGAATTATTTTCTCCAGGGTGGCTTTACCTTTAGTCACTCCGTCTACGATGTTCGAGAAAGCGTAAGTAGGGATGAAGTTCGGCATATAAACGCAAAGTTTTCCGTTGGGATAGGTACCGGCTTTCCCGGTGTACATCTTGATGTCTGCATTCGAAATGTCCAATACTTTCAGGTTGGGAAATTCATCACGCAGATGTCTGAAGTCCTCGGCATTTATTTTACCGGTCAAAGTGAGGTGGGTGATACTGTTGGCCTCATCCTCCGTCATCATGGAAATCAGCGTTCCGGGTTTACTTACAAAATAAGTCTTGCTCACTTGGGCGACTGCTCCTAATGCATTGGCAGCCAATATGAAACTAATCAATAGTAGTTTAATTTTCATAATTTTGCAGATTTGTTCAGGCAAATATAGGAAAAATAGGTAAGAGATAGTGTTTTTTTATGTTTTATATCTAATTTTGTAGCCGGATTAACAAATTGTAAAAATGGAGGCAGAAAACATTGTGGATAAAAAAGAACTGAAGGGACTTCCTATATGGGCGTGTATTTTGCTGTTTATAGTGGTGTTTTTTGTGTTTATGTTGTTGTATAGTGCATTGATACAAGGATTCCTTTCATTGGTTCTTGGAGTGGAGGCCCGTCACCCCGGAATAGTGGGGTATATTCTGCAAGAGACGGGTATGCTTTTGACCGCTTTGACTTCTGCTGTTATCATGCTTCGTTTTGAACGGCGTCCGTTCTCAGACTTGGGCTTGTCTGTCAAAGGACATGCGCGAGGATTGTGGTACGGATTGCTGATAGCTGTTCTGTTTTATCTGGTTGGCTTCGGACTGTCTCTGCTTTTGGGAGAAATAGAAGTGACCGGTTTTAAGTTTGAACCGGTGAATTTGCTCGGTTCGTGGGTCTTTTTTCTGTTGGTGGCGTTGTTTGAAGAGATTCTGATGCGCGGCTATATTCTCGGACGACTGCTTCATACACGTATGAATAAATTCCTGTCGTTATTTATATCATCGGCATTGTTTGCCTTGTTACATATCTTCAATCCGGAAATAGATTTCTTGCCTATGCTCAATCTGCTACTTGCTGGCATGCTGCTGGGAGCTTCTTACTTGTATACAAAGAATCTTTGTTTCCCTATCTCCCTTCATCTTTTCTGGAACTGGATTCAGGGACCGGTGTTGGGCTACGAAGTGAGTGGTAACAATTTCATATCTTCTATGCTGACTTTGCATCTGCCCGAGGACAATGTACTGAATGGCGGAGCCTTCGGGTTTGAAGGCTCGCTCATTTGCACAGTACTTATGATTGTATTGACGATTCTGATTGTTTGGTGGGGGGAAAAGAGAGAGGCGATCAGTCTTGCGGTACCCCAATCATGCTAAGTTGGATTCGTTTGCGGTCGGTATCCACATTTATAATCTTGACCATAACTTGCTGGTGAATGGATACGATTTCCGTAGGGTCGGAAATATATCGTTCGGCCAGTTGGGAGAGGTGTACAAGGCCATTCTCCTTGATACCTATATCGACGAAGGCACCGAAATTAGTGATGTT
The nucleotide sequence above comes from Bacteroides caccae. Encoded proteins:
- a CDS encoding nucleotide exchange factor GrpE, yielding MDPKEKKVKEEELNVEETLNNAEEQPQDEQAENAAPMTHEEELEKELETAQETIEEQKDKYLRLSAEFDNYRKRTMKEKAELILNGGEKSLSSILPVVDDFERAIKTMETATDVQAVKEGVELIYNKFMATLAQNGVKVIETKDQPLNTDYHEAIAVIPAPSEAQKGKILDCVQTGYTLNDKVLRHAKVVVGE
- the dnaJ gene encoding molecular chaperone DnaJ, whose protein sequence is MAEKRDYYEVLEVTKTATVEEIKKAYRKKAIQYHPDKNPGDKEAEEKFKEAAEAYDVLSNPDKRSRYDQFGHAGVSGAAGNGGPFGGFGGEGMSMDDIFSMFGDIFGGRGGGFGGFSGFGGGGGSQQRRYRGSDLRVKVKLTLKEISTGVEKKFKLKKYVPCDQCHGSGAEGDGGSETCPTCKGSGTVIRNQQTILGTMQTRATCSTCNGEGKIIKNKCKKCSGDGIVYGEEVVTVQIPAGVAEGMQLSMSGKGNAGKHNGVPGDLLILVEEEPHPDLIRDENDLIYNLLLSFPTAALGGAVEIPTIDGKVKVKIDSGTQPGKVLRLRGKGLPNVNGYGTGDLLVNVSIYVPEALNKEEKSALEKMEDSDNFKPSTSVKEKIFKKFKSFFD
- a CDS encoding leucine-rich repeat protein; protein product: MKIKLLLISFILAANALGAVAQVSKTYFVSKPGTLISMMTEDEANSITHLTLTGKINAEDFRHLRDEFPNLKVLDISNADIKMYTGKAGTYPNGKLCVYMPNFIPTYAFSNIVDGVTKGKATLEKIILSEKIKNIEDAAFKGCENLKICQIRKKTAPNLLPEALADSITAIFVPLGSSDEYRYKNRWEKFAFIEGEPVETTLQVGAMGKLEEEILKSGLQPRDINFLTIEGKLDNADFKLIRDYMPNLVSVDISRTNATAIPDFTFSQKKYLLRMKLPHNLKSIGQRVFSNCGRLCGTLELPASVTAIEFGAFMGCDNLRYVLATGNKITTLGDNLFGDGVPSKLIYKK
- a CDS encoding ABC-F family ATP-binding cassette domain-containing protein; the protein is MITVSNVSVQFGKRVLFNDVNLKFTSGNCYGIIGANGAGKSTFLRTIYGDLDPTTGSIVLGPGERLSVLSQDHFKWDAFTVMDTVMMGHTVLWDIMKQREELYAKEDFTDEDGLKVSELEERFAELDGWNAESDAAMLLSGLGIKEDKHYTLMGELSGKEKVRVMLAQALYGNPDNLLLDEPTNDLDMETVTWLEEYLSNFEHTVLVVSHDRHFLDSVCTHTVDIDYGKINMFAGNYSFWYESSQLALRQQQNQKAKAEEKKKELEEFIRRFSANVAKSKQTTSRKKMLEKLNVEEIKPSSRKYPGIIFTPEREPGNQILEVAGLSKKTEEGVVLFNDVNFNVEKGDKIVFLSRNPRAMTALFEIINGNIKPDSGTFNWGVTITTAYLPLDNTDFFNTDLNLVDWLSQFGEGNEVYMKSFLGRMLFSGEEVLKKVSVLSGGEKMRCMIARMQLRGANCLILDTPTNHLDLESIQAFNNNLKTYRGNILFSSHDHEFIQTVANRIIELTPNGIIDKMMEYDEYITSDHIKELRAKMYGDK
- a CDS encoding RagB/SusD family nutrient uptake outer membrane protein, encoding MKEYLKKISLVLATCTFLFSCDKFLEENPKDKLPEDDVYNSISEVYLNAVASLYTYVGGYSDSQGLQGTGRGVYDLNTFTTDEAIIPTRGGDWYDGGFWQGLFLHDWGIENDAIQATWEYLYKVVMLSNKSLERIDKFAETHSDAELPAYRAEVRAMRAMYYYYLLDLFGRVPLVQSSSPAMKDIVQSERKTVFEFIFKELQEVAPLLSEVHSNQTGPYYGRITRPVVTFLLAKLALNAEVYTDNDWTDNERPDGKNIKFMVDGNELNAWETVIYYCDQLKVMNYKLEPEYETNFSIFNEPSVENIFTIPMNKTLYTNQMQYLFRSRHYNHAKAYGLSGENGPSATIETLETFGYGTAAQDPRFDICYFAGEMYDLKGDIIKLDDGTVLVYLPWEVALDITDTPYEQTAGARMKKYEVDPTATKDGKLMENDIVLFRYADALLMKSEAKVRNGANGDVELNQVRSRVKAARRPATLENILSERQLELAWEGWRRQDLIRFGMFTRAYNSRPQLPNEETGYTTVFPIPEKIRVMNTKLVQNPGY
- a CDS encoding CPBP family intramembrane glutamic endopeptidase, which codes for MEAENIVDKKELKGLPIWACILLFIVVFFVFMLLYSALIQGFLSLVLGVEARHPGIVGYILQETGMLLTALTSAVIMLRFERRPFSDLGLSVKGHARGLWYGLLIAVLFYLVGFGLSLLLGEIEVTGFKFEPVNLLGSWVFFLLVALFEEILMRGYILGRLLHTRMNKFLSLFISSALFALLHIFNPEIDFLPMLNLLLAGMLLGASYLYTKNLCFPISLHLFWNWIQGPVLGYEVSGNNFISSMLTLHLPEDNVLNGGAFGFEGSLICTVLMIVLTILIVWWGEKREAISLAVPQSC